GCCGGGCTCGGCCGACTGGCCGTCCGACTTCGCGCGCTTCCCGCACGTGCGCCACGCCGCGCTGGTGGCGCCCGAGCACACCGTCGCGCCGTTCGCGCCATGCCCCGCGCTGGGCCTGTACGTGGTGGTGCCGAGCGCCGAATGGATCGAGCGCCTGGCGCCGCTGAACGTGCCCACGCTGCAGCTGCGCTTCAAGTCCGGCGATGCGGCCGCGGTGCGCGCGGAGATTGCGCGCGCGGCCAGGGCCATGCAGGGCTCGTCGTCGCGCCTGTTCATCAATGACCACTGGCAGGCGGCGATCGAGCATCACGCCGCCCATGGCGCGCACAGCGGCATCTACGGCATCCACCTGGGCCAGGAAGACCTGGACGATGCCGACCTCGACGCGATCCGCGCCTCCGGGCTGCGGCTGGGCGTGTCCACGCACGGGTACGCCGAGATGCTGCGCGTGGCCGCGATCCGCCCCAGCTACCTGGCGCTGGGCGCGATCTTCCCGACCACCACCAAAACCATGCCGACCCAGCCGCAGGGCATGGGCCGCTTCCGCGCTTATGTAAAGCTGATGCAGCCGGTGATCCCGTCGCTGGTCGGCATCGGCGGCGTCAACGCGACCAATATGCGCGAGGTGCTGGCCGTGGGCGTCGGCAGCGCTGCCGTGGTGCGCGCGGTCACCGAGGCCGACGACGTGCCGGCCGCGGTGGCCCGCCTCGTCAGCCTGTTCCCGGCCGGCTGAGCGCGCCGTGGCCGCCCCGCGCATTCGCCTGGCGGCCGTGGATGACCTGCCGCGGCTGCCGGACATCGAGCTGGCCGCCGCGGCGCTGTTCCCGGAGGGCGATCTGCCCGCGCTGCTGCGCCTGGTCAGCACGCCGGATTCAGCGCTGGTCGCGGCGCAGCGCGAAGGGCGGCTGTGGGTGGCCGAGCATGGCGGCGCAGTCGCCGGCTTCGCGCTGGCCAGCCGCAATCGTGAATGCGGCTATCTCGATGAAATGGACGTGCATCCCGACCATGGCCGGCGCGGTCTCGGGCGCGCGCTGGTCGGGGCCGTGCAGGACTGGGCGCGGGCAAGCGGACTGCGCTCCCTGAACCTGACCACGTTCGCGCATTTGCCGTGGAATGCGCCGTTCTATGCCTCGATGGGGTTTCGGCGGCTGGAGGACCGCGAGCTGTGCCCGTTGCTGTCGGAGGCGCTCGCGGCGCAGCGGGCAGCGGGTTTGCGGCAACGGATCGCGATGCGGCAGACCTTCTGAGCCAGTTGTTGTCTCTCCTCTCCCGCAAGCGGGAGAGGGAAGCAAACCGGCGCTGGCGACGGCCATCGCGTTTCCAAAGATTTGTGCGACATTCGCCCAGCCGCGCAAACCGAACGGACCCCGCCGCTATGATGGCGGGCAGCATTTCCCCGCCAACCATCCCGCATCGCGCACCATGTCGACCCAGCTCCCCGAGATCATTCCCGCCGCTCCCGGCACGCCCGAAAAGCCCTATTTCGGCATCGACGTGCCGCTGATGCGCTATTTCGGCCTGCAGCCGGAGCTGATCGAAGAGGGCTACTGCCGCACGCGCCTGCCGGCGCACCCGCAACTGGTGAACAGCCGCGGCGACGTGCATGGCGGCACGCTGATGGCGACGCTGGACTTCACGCTGAGCGGCGCGGCACGCTCGCACGCGCCCACGGAAACGGGCGTGATCACCATCGACATGTCGACCCATTTCCTGGCCGCCGCGCGCGGCGAGCTGACGCTGGAA
The window above is part of the Cupriavidus taiwanensis LMG 19424 genome. Proteins encoded here:
- a CDS encoding thiamine phosphate synthase, with protein sequence MTRRPVHVPSDGPLRQAVLEHYGDTFGVDDKPWQAWRLEDAPAQPGAHDVLLSDGEADADTIARVAAAGATLIETEREGGQWVDTVRSPMGTWVFSVAADTDQPHSPAFVAVLLACLSLHFPAHDALCLARAWAPGSADWPSDFARFPHVRHAALVAPEHTVAPFAPCPALGLYVVVPSAEWIERLAPLNVPTLQLRFKSGDAAAVRAEIARAARAMQGSSSRLFINDHWQAAIEHHAAHGAHSGIYGIHLGQEDLDDADLDAIRASGLRLGVSTHGYAEMLRVAAIRPSYLALGAIFPTTTKTMPTQPQGMGRFRAYVKLMQPVIPSLVGIGGVNATNMREVLAVGVGSAAVVRAVTEADDVPAAVARLVSLFPAG
- a CDS encoding GNAT family N-acetyltransferase translates to MAAPRIRLAAVDDLPRLPDIELAAAALFPEGDLPALLRLVSTPDSALVAAQREGRLWVAEHGGAVAGFALASRNRECGYLDEMDVHPDHGRRGLGRALVGAVQDWARASGLRSLNLTTFAHLPWNAPFYASMGFRRLEDRELCPLLSEALAAQRAAGLRQRIAMRQTF
- a CDS encoding PaaI family thioesterase, with the protein product MSTQLPEIIPAAPGTPEKPYFGIDVPLMRYFGLQPELIEEGYCRTRLPAHPQLVNSRGDVHGGTLMATLDFTLSGAARSHAPTETGVITIDMSTHFLAAARGELTLEARCLRRGARIAFCEGEVKDAAGTVVCVARAAFKLVPLSSGGN